Below is a window of Tsuneonella deserti DNA.
CGCTGGTCGATCTCGAAGCTGGTCTTGTAGACCGCCTTTTCCTCCGGTGTCAGGAAGTCGAGGTGCTGGACCGAGCCGCCCCGCTCGAGGATCGAGTTCCACACGTTGGTCGAATTCTTCGACTTCTTCTCGAGCAGCTTTTCCAGGTACGGGTTCTTCACGATGAAGCTGCCCGACAGCGTCTTGTGCGTGTAGATGTTGGCCGGGATCGGCTCGATGCAGGCGCTGGTGCCGCCGCAGATGATCGAAATCGACGCGGTCGGCGCGATCGCCATCTTGCAGCTGAAGCGCTCCATCGCCCCGGCGTCGGCAGCGTCGGGGCAGGGACCACGCTCTTCGGCCAGCACCATGCTCGCCTCTTCCGCCTTGGCGGCAATGTGCTTGAACATTTTCAGGTTCCACACCTTGGCCATCGGGCTTTCGAAGCCGATGCCCTTGGCCTGGAGGAACGAGTGGAAGCCCATCACGCCCATGCCTACGCTGCGCTCGCGCGCGGCCGAGTACTTCGCGCGGGCCATCTCGTCAGGCGCACGGTCGATATAGTCCTGCAGCACGTTGTCGAGGAAGCGCATGACGTCCTCGATGAAGGCCTTGTCGCCTTCCCACTGTTCCCATGTTTCCAGGTTCAGCGATGACAGGCAGCATACCGCGGTGCGATCGTTGCCGAGGTGGTCGACGCCGGTCGGCAGTGTGATTTCCGAACACAGGTTCGAGGTCGAGACCTTGAGACCCAACTCGCGGTGGTGGCGCGGCATGGCGCGGTTCACCGTGTCGGAGAACACGATGTAGGGCTCACCAGTGGCGAGGCGGGTTTCGACCAGCTTCTGGAACAGCGAGCGCGCATCGACGGTGGCGCGCACTTCGCCCGTCTTGGGGCTGGTGAGGTCCCACTTCTCGCCCGCGCGCACCGCTTCCATGAACGCGTCGCTGACGAGCACCCCGTGGTGCAGGTTGAGCGCCTTGCGGTTGAAGTCGCCCGAAGGCTTGCGGATCTCCAGGAACTCCTCGATCTCGGGGTGCGAAATGTCGAGGTAGCACGCCGCCGAACCGCGCCGCAGCGAGCCCTGGCTGATCGCCAGCGTCAGGCTGTCCATCACGCGCACGAACGGGATGATTCCGCTGGTCTTGCCGTTGAGGCCGACCGGCTCACCGATTCCGCGCACATTGCCCCAATAGGTGCCGATGCCGCCGCCGCGCGAGGCGAGCCAGACGTTCTCGTTCCAGGTGTTCACGATGCCTTCAAGGCTGTCGGACACCGAGTTAAGATAGCAGGAAATCGGCAATCCGCGGTTGGTGCCGCCGTTCGACAGCACCGGGGTCGCCGGCATGAACCACAGCTTCGAGATATAGTCGTAGAGCCGCTGCGCGTGATCCTGATCGTCGGCATAGGCATCGGCCACGCGGGCGAACAGATCCTGGTAGGTCTCACCCGGCAGCAGGTAACGGTCGTCGAGCGTTTCCTTGCCGAAATCGTTCAGCAGCGCATCGCGGCTCGCGTCGGTCACGATCGAGAAACGGCGATCGGCGATCTTCTTGCTGTCCTCGGCGGGCTTAGCCGCGGCCTTCACAGCCTCCACCATCGCGCCCGCCGCCATGTCGGCCACCAGCGCCTCGCTGCCCTTGTCGTGCTTGTCCATGCTCATCACCGTTTGTCCGGCCGACTGGTCCGAGGGCGCGGCGCCGGCGGCATTTTCCGCCGTTTCCACAATCGCTTCGTCAAGCCCCATCGCCGCCTCGTTACCAGTCCTGAAATCCATCGTGTCCCCGCCGCTGCGTTTGGTCCGGAGCTTCGGCAAGTTGCCGATGTTCCGCATGTGTTCGATTCGGGCGAGTCCTGCCCGACTACCATTTCCACCTGGTCCAAGGGGGAGAAACTTTTCCCCGACTTGTCCCCGATTGGGCCCTCAAGGTACCCGCAAGGCGAAGCTTCCGGCGTCGCGGCGATATGGTCATCGCCGCTCCGAAAAACTAGGTCTTGTGGGTCCCCCTTTGGTCCGCAGCTAGGGATTGTGAATCAAGCGTCCCCGCTGCGCAAGAGCATGAAGGGCAAATTTACCATGCGACCTGATGGTGTGTTATGCGATTGCAACGCCGCGACGCGCGGGAGTTCCTAGGGTCGCGTGGTGTGCAAGGGCCAAAACGGCTTGAGCGGAAATTTTTTTGTCCACCGATCCTATGCTGCGGTAGGGAGGAATTTGCCTCGCCCTTCCAAAAAAGTAGGCGGGGCACCCGGCGGAAGGTTTTTCAAAATTCGGCGTTACCAGGCCGGGCCGCGCTCGGGCTTATCGCGGTATTTCAACACCCTCGGTTCGCCGGGCGGCTTAGTGAAAAACAGTTTAGGGCCAGTCAGTTAACATTTAATAGGCCCGCGCTCCACCGGAACGGAAACAGGAACGGACGATTGAAGAGCTATGCCGGTCTTCGCCGCGCAGGTGGGTAAGAAAATGGCACGAGACGATCGAAAACAGGTGGCCCCGGCACTGACCGCCCCCGCAGACATTTCCCTGGTGGGCACGGTGGATGAGGCGATGGCGTGCAAGCTGCGCGACGGGTTGGCCGACGCGGAGGATACCGACACGCCGATCGTCATCGACATGACGACGCTGGGCGGCGATCCCGAAATGGCCCGAAGAATGATTGTGGAGGTCGATGCGGCGCGCGAACGGCTCAAGCGCCGCCGCATCGTGTTCCTCGGCAAGACGGTCGTCTATTCCGCAGGCGTCACCTTCATAGCCGCCTTCCCGCGCGAGGACCGCTATCTGAACAGCGACGCCACGCTGCTCATCCACTGCCGTCAATTGAGCCAGACGATGCAGCTCGAAGGGCCGATCCGCACGAGCATCCCCATGCTCCGGGCGATGATTCATCAGCTCGAAACGGGCGTCGAGCTCGAAGAAGCGAACTTCAAGCGTCTCATCGAAGGATCGAACGTCGAGATGGAGGACCTGCTCGAGAAGGCGCTCTACAACTGGTATGTGCCTGCGGACGAAGCCTGCGAGCTTGGTCTCGTGGCCGAGGTTCTCAAGCTTTAAGCGGGAACGCTCTCCGCCTTGGCGTGGTCTGCGATGGCGTCGGCGATCTCGTCCACCAGTTCGAGCGGCAGGTCGTGACCCATCCCGGGAACGGTCTTCAGCTTCGACCCCTTGATGTGCGCGGCGGTGTCGTGTCCGCCGGCCAGCGGGACCAGCGGATCCGCCTCGCCGTGGATGACGAGCGTCGGCGCCTTCACGCTTTGCAACCGTTCGCGCCGGTCGCCGTCGGCGATGATGGCGGCGAGCTGGCGAGGCATTCCCGCCGGGTAGAAGCTGCGGCGGATGAGCGCGCGGCTGCGTTCGCGCACTTTGTCCGGGTCCGAGCGATAGCCAGGGCTGCCGATCGCCTGCGAGACCTTGACCCCGTGCTCCACCAGCGTGTCCTCGTCCATCGAGGCGGGACGCTGGGTTAGCGCCGACATCGCCTCGCGCGTGCCGGCGGGCAGCTTGCGGTGGCCCGTGGTGGACATGATCGAGGTGAGGGTAAGCACGCGCTCGGGGTGGGAAAACGCCATGTGCTGGGCGATCATTCCGCCCATGCTCGCGCCGCCGATATGCGCCTTGTCGATGCCGAGCGCGTCGAGCAGGCCGATCCCGTCCTCGGCCATGTCGGCGAGGGTGTAGGGAACCTTCGGCTTGATGCCGAACTTGCTCAGCAGCATCAGCTTGACGATGCCTGGTGCCTTTGCCCCTTCGAACTTGTGGCTGAGGCCGATGTCGCGATTGTCGTAGCGGATCACGCGAAAGCCGCGTTCCACCAGGGCATCGACCAGTTCCTGCGGCCACAGCGTCATCTGGGCACCGAGGCCCATCACCAGCAGGACCGGCGGCGCGGCGGGATCGCCGTGCTCGTCATATTCGATCGCAATGCCGTTGGCCTGGACCTGCGCCATGTTATCCCTCCCTCAAGGTACCAGCACGGTATCGCGCGCTTCGGGCAATGTCTCCGGGTAATCGAGGATGAAGTGCAAGCCTCGGCTTTCGTGGCGCTTCAGCGCGCTGCGAACGATCAGGTCGGCGCACTGGTGGAGGTTGCGCAACTCGATCAAGTCGGTGGTAACCCGGAACGAGCCGTAATAGTCCTCGATCTCCTGCGCGAGCGTGGCGATGCGGTGCGCCGCGCGCTCGAGCCGCTTGGTGGTGCGCACGATGCCGACGTAATTCCACATGAACCGGCGGATTTCGGTCCAGTTCTGCTTGATGACCACCTCTTCGTCGGAATCGGTCACCCGGCTCGCGTCCCACTCGCGGATGGGCGGCGGATCGTCGAGATCGTCCCAGCAGCACAGGATGTCGTGCGCGGCGGCTTCCCCGAACACGAAGCATTCGAGCAGGGAATTGGAGGCGAGCCGATTGGCCCCGTGGAGCCCGCTCTCGGTCACTTCGCCCGCCGCCCACAGGCCGGGCAGGTCGGTCCGCGCGTCGAGCCCGATCAGCACCCCCCCGCAGGTGTAGTGCTGCGCGGGCACGACCGGGATCGGCTCCTTCGTCATGTCGATGCCGAGGCCGAGAAGCTTTTCATGAATGGTGGGGAAATGGTGCGTCACGAAATCGGCCGGCTGGTGGCTGATGTCGAGGTGGACGAAGTCGAGCCCGTCGCGCTTGATTTCGCTGTCGTTCGCGCGCGCTACGATATCTCGCGGCGCGAGCTCGGCCCGCGGGTCGTAGTCCGGCATGTAGCGATGGCCGGTCTTGGGGTTGAGAAGCAGGCCACCTTCGCCGCGAACCGCCTCGGTAATCAGGAAGTTCTTGACGTCGAGGTTGTAGAGACAGGTCGGGTGGAACTGCATCATCTCCATGTTGGAGACGCGGGCCCCGGCGCGCCACGCCATGGCGATACCGTCGCCCGTCGCGCCGCGGGGCGCCGTCGAGAACTGGTACACGCGCCCTGCGCCGCCGCTGGCGAGGATGGTGGCGCGGGCGACATGCGCCTCCACGGTCCCGGTCGCCTCGTCGAGGGCATAGACGCCCCACACGCGGCCCGAGCCCGAGAACCGCTCGGCATTGCGGCCGGTGATAAGGTCGATGCAGGCCCGCCCGGGAAGCAGGGTGATGTTGGGGTTGGCAGTGGCCGCGTTGAGCAGCGCTTCCTGCACCGCCCAGCCCGTCGCATCGTTGACGTGGACGATGCGGCGTTGCGAATGCCCGCCTTCGCGGGTCAGGTGAAGCGCGCCTTCCTCCTTGTTGAAGGGCACGCCAAGCTCGATCAACCGGTCGATGGCGGCGGGGGCGTGCTCGATAACGTACTCAACCGTCTCGATGCGGTTAAGGCCGGCACCGGCGACCATCGTGTCGCGGATGTGCTCTTCGAAGGTGTCGCCGGCATCGAGCACCGCGGCGATGCCGCCTTGCGCCCAGGCCGTGCTGCCTCCGGTGAGGGAGCCTTTCGCCAGCACCAGCACCTTGCGCGTCTGCGCCAGCGCCAGCGCGGCGGTCAGGCCCGCCGCGCCCGATCCGATGACGATCACGTCGTGCTGCGGCATGCTCATTCCGGCTTCCCTGTCGGGCCGACATGCATGTTGTCGATCAGCCGCGTGCCGCCGATGCGGGCGGCGACCAGCAACCGGGCGGGAGCGTCGCCAAGCGTATCGAGCGGCGCGAGGCTGAGCGGGTCTGCCAGCGCGGCATAATCGACACTGTCGAAGCCGGCTTGCAGCAGGTGTGCCTCCAGCGCGGCGAGCGTCGGCGCGGCCGCGCTGCCGGCCGCCAGCGCAGCGATCGCTTCGCGCATGGCCTGGGGCAGGGCGGCGGCCTGCGCGCGGGCGGCGGGCGAGAGGTACTGGTTGCGGCTTGACATTGCCAGCCCGTCGGTCTCGCGAACGGTGGGCACGCCGACGATCGCTTCGACATGGGGGCGAACCAGATCGAGGTCCCGCGCCATGCGGCGGATGACCGCCAGTTGCTGCCAGTCCTTCTCGCCGAACAGCGCGACATCGGGCCGCACCTGGTTGAACAGCTTGAGCACCACGGTGGCCACGCCATCGAAATGCCCGGGCCGCGCCGCGCCGCACAGCCCATCGCTCACGCCGGCGACGGAGACAGTGGTGGAGAAGCCCGCCGGATACATTTCCTCCACGCCCGGCGCCCATAGCAACTCTACGCCCTCGGCCTCGAGCAAAGCGCAATCGGCGGCCATCCGGCGCGGGTAGGCATCGAGATCCTCGTTCGGACCGAACTGCTTCGGATTGACGAAGATCGACACGGCGACCGCATCGGCATGGCGCCGCGCCTCACGCACCAGGGTCAGGTGACCCTCGTGAAGCGCGCCCATCGTCGGCACCAGCGCCAGGCGCTTGCCGCCGGCGCGAAGCTGATCCACGGCGCTTCTCAACACTTCCAGCGTGGTCGCGGTTTGCACCTCTCGCCGTCCCTCGACTATTCTGTCCTCTCAACGCCCTAGCCGGGGCAATACAGGAATGCACGCGTGACCGAGGCCCGTCCCTCTTCTCCAGCCGCCGGAAAGGCCGCCCACCGGATCGTCTTCGCCAACGAGAAGGGTGGCACCGGCAAATCGACCACCGCGGTGCACGTCGCCGTGGCGCTCGCGTATCAGGGAGCGAAGGTGGCGGCGATCGACCTCGATCCGCGGCAGCGCACGCTTTATCGCTATTTTGAAAACCGGGCGGAGACGGCGGCCCGGCGCGGCATCGATCTGCCGACCGCGCGGTTCGAAGTATTCGAGAGCGGCACCCCCGAGGAACTGGAGGCGATGACCGCCAGCCTGTCCGAAGGCTGCGACTTCGTCGTGTTCGACACGCCGGGGCGCGACGATCCGCTGGCCCGCCACGCGGCGACCGAGGCCGATACCCTGGTAACACCGCTCAATGACAGCTTCGTCGATTTCGATCTCATCGGCCAGGTCGATGCCGAGACCTTCAAGGTCCGCCGCCTGTCCTTCTATGCCGAGCTCATCTGGGAGGCGCGCCTCAAGCGCAGTCGCGCGACGATCGAACAGAAGCGGCGCGAAATGGACTGGATCGTGGTGCGCAACCGCACCGGTCACGTCGAGGCGCGCAACATGGTCCGGATCGAGGCGGCGCTGGCCGAATTGTCGAAGCGGGTGGGCTTCCGCGTCTCTCACGGACTGTCCGAACGCGTGATCTACCGCGAACTCTTTCCGAGCGGGCTGACCCTGCTCGACAAGGGGCACCTCGGCGAACTCGGCACCAGCCATCTCGTCGCGCGGCAGGAACTGCGCTCATTGGTTGCCGCGCTCAACTTGCCCATGCCCTCGAAGAAAGCCGCGGAACTGGCGCTCGCCTGATTTGAACTGCGGAACTGTCCTACAAGCGGCCGGCCCGCTAATGCAGGACAACATGAGCCCGGACCGCCCATCCTTGTATCCCGCACGAGCATACGCGGAAGGTGACGGTCGCGATACGGCAATCGCGCGCAAGTATCTGGTAAAAGGCGCAAAATCGCCGAGCAGGGATTTCTTTTTGTACCCGGTTCGGTGGTCCACGCCCCGTGTCGGCGCATCGCGCTGCGAACGGTGAAAGGACTGTCTGGGTGATCAAGCTCCTCTTCATCGCCGCCCTCCTCTCGCTCGCTTGCCGGTCGGTGCTCGGCAAATGGCCGTGGGAATATCTCGCCGCGAAACCGACCCGCCCCCAGGCCGTTCTCAAGGCGCGGCAGCTGCTGTCGGTTGGGCATGACGCGTCTCGTAGCGAAATCGTCGAGGCGCATCGGCGGCTGATCGCGGCGGTCCACCCGGATCGGGGCGGCACGAACGAAGCGGTGCATGCGGCCAATGCGGCGCGCGACCTGCTTCTGTCCGAGCTGTCCGGCACCAACAGAGGATAAGAGCTTGAGCCATACCTTCGATCCCACGACCTTGCGTGAATACGACATTCGCGGCGTCATCGGCGAAACCCTGGGCGCGGACGATGCGCGCGCGATCGGCCGCGGATTCGCGACTATGCTGCGCGAAGCCGGCGGGAAGAAGGTTGCCGTCGGCTACGACGGGCGGCTGAGTTCGCCCATGCTGGAGCACGCCCTGATCGAGGGTCTCAACTCGAGCGGGTGCGACGTGGTGCGGATCGGCATGGGGCCGACCCCGATGCTCTATTATGCCGAGGCGTCAGCCGAAGAGGTGCAGGGCGGCATTCAGATAACTGGCAGCCACAATCCCGCCAATTACAATGGCTTCAAGATGGTATTTCTTGGCCGTCCGTTCTTCGGGGAGGACATCCTCGAAATCGGCCGCCGCGCCCAGGCGGGTGAATGGGCCGATGGCTCCGGAACGGTCGAGTCGCGCGAGGTCCTGGGCGAGTATATCGAGCGCCTGGTCGCCGGGCTGGAGGGGATCGACCACGAATCGTTGGCCGGTCTTCGAATCGGTTGGGACGCGGGCAACGGCGCCGCCGGCCCCGCGCTCGAGGCGCTCACCGCCCGCCTGCCGGGGGAGCACCACCTGCTGTTCACCGAGGTCGACGGGTCGTTTCCCAATCATCATCCTGATCCTACTGACCCGGCCAATCTTGAGGACCTCAAGCGGCTTGTCGCGGACAAGAACCTCGACTTCGGAGTGGCTTTCGACGGTGACGGCGACCGGATCGGCGCGATCGACAACCAGGGACGCATTATCTGGGGCGACCAGCTGTTGATGATCTATGCCGAGGACCTGCTTGCGCGCATGCCGGGAGCGACGGTGATCGCCGATGTGAAGGCGAGCCGCGCGCTGTTCGAGCGGGTGCGCGAGCTGGGCGGCCAGCCGCTTATGTGGAAGACCGGCCACAGCCTGATTAAGTCCAAAATGAAGGAGACAGGCGCACCTCTGGCCGGGGAAATGAGCGGCCACGTGTTCTTCGCTGACACCTATTACGGGTACGACGATGCACTTTACGCTGCGGTCCGGTTGATCGCCGCCTCCGCGCGCCTGGGCCGGAGCGTGACCGAATTGCGCGGCGCGATGCCGGCTATGATCAATACTCCCGAACTGCGCTTTCAGGTGGATGAGAGCCGCAAGTTCGCTGCGATCGAGGAAGTGAAGCAGAGGCTTGCAGGGACCGGCGCGAAAGTGGACGGAACCGACGGAGTGCGAGTCACCACCGACGACGGCTGGTGGCTCCTGCGCGCGTCGAACACCCAAGACGTGCTGGTCGCCCGTGCGGAGAGCAACGACCAAGCCGGTCTTCAGCGCCTGCTGGGCCAGATCGACGAACAGCTCGCCCTGTCCGGCCTCGAGCGGAGTGCGCAGGCGGGGCATTGAGCGCTCTGCTTAACCCTGCCGACTCCGGCTTCCGCCGGGCAGTGGCCTGGGTAGCTGCGCTCAACCTCGCCTACTTCAATATCGAGTTTGCGGTCGCGCTCGCGATCGGATCGGTTTCGCTGTTCGCCGATTCGGTCGACTTCCTTGAGGACACCTCGATCAACCTGCTGATCTTGCTGGCGCTCGGCTGGAGTACCCTCGCGAGAGCCCGCGTCGGGATTGTGCTTGCCGCAGTGTTGCTCGTCCCCGGTATCGCGACGCTGTGGACCGCGTGGGCAAAGTTCGGCGACCCGGCGGTGCCGGCGCCGATGCCTCTAACGCTCGCGGGGCTCGGCGCGCTGGCGATCAACCTGACCTGTGCGGTCATCCTGGCGCGTTTCCGCGCGCACTCGGGGAGCCTCAGCCGCGCCGCGTTCCTGTCCGCGCGCAACGATGCCTTCGCCAATGTCGCGATCATCGCCGCAGGCCTGGTCACCGCCTTCGCGTGGCATTCGCCTTGGCCGGATATTGCGGTCGGGCTTGCCATCGCGGTGGTCAATCTCGACGCTGCGCGCGAGGTGTGGGAGGCGGCGCGCGAGGAACACGCGGTCGAGGCGTGACGATGTCGGACGCCGTTCCACCGGAGATTGCCAATTGGTTCGCCGGACGAGGCTGGCGCGTACGCCGCCACCAGAGCGAGATGCTGGTCGCGAGCGATGCGGGGCGCCATGCGATGCTGGTGGCCGACACCGGGGCCGGCAAGACGCTTGCTGGCTTCCTACCGACGCTGGCGGCCTTCTGTCCCTCGCGCTTCGGCGAGCAAGGGCCTCCCGACGGGCTCCACACGTTGTACGTCTCCCCGCTCAAGGCCCTTGCGCATGACGTCCAGCGAAACCTCGTCACCCCGGTCGAGGAAATGGATCTACCCATCCGGGTCGAGACGCGCAGCGGCGACACGCCGTCCGATCGCAAGAAGCGCCAGCGCGTGCGCCCGCCCAACGTGCTGCTGACCACGCCCGAATCGCTCTCGTTGCTGCTTAGCTACCCTGACAGTTTTGCGATGTTCGCCGGCTTGCAGCGAGTCGTGATCGACGAGGTCCACGCTTTCGCGACCGGCAAGCGCGGAGATCTGCTGGCGCTTTGCCTGAGCCGCCTCCAATCGATCGCGCCTGGGCTGCAGCGCGCCGCCTTGTCCGCGACCGTTGCCGATCCGCAGGCTTTCCGTGAGTGGCTCGCGCCGTGGGGCGACATCGATTCGGTAGAGCTTGTCGAGGGCGAGCCGGGCGCCCCGCCGCATGTCGAGGTGCTCCTGCCGATCGAAGAGCGCGTCCCCTGGGGCGGCCATGCCGGCCGCTGGGCGATTCCCCAGATCTACGAGGAGATTCGCCGCAACAAGACGACGCTGATCTTCACCAATACGCGCTTTCTTGCCGAATACACCTTCCAGCTCCTGTGGGATGTGAACGAGGATACCCTGCCGATCGGCATCCACCATGGCTCCCTGAGCAAGGAAGCGCGCCGCAAGGTGGAGGGCGCGATGGCGCGCGGCGAACTGCGTGCACTGGTCGCGACCGCCAGCCTCGACCTCGGGGTCGACTGGGGGGATATCGACTGCGTCGTGCAGATGGGCGCGCCCAAGGGTTCGAGCCGTCTGCTGCAGCGAGTCGGACGGGCCAATCACCGGCTCGACCAGCCGAGCCGGGCTATTCTGGTGCCGGGCAACCGGTTCGAGTTTCTCGAGGCGACCGCTGCCAAGGAGGCAGTCGACCAAGGCCAGCGCGACGGAGAAGACTTTCGTCCCGGCGGGCTCGACGTGCTTGCCCAGCACGTGATGTCCTGCGCATGCGCGGCGCCGTTCGACGAGGGGGGGCTGCTGGCCGAGGTGCGCTCATCGCTTGCCTACTCCTGGCTCGATGAAGCCGTGTGGCAGCGCGTGCTGCACTTCGTCGCTACCGGCGGCTATTCGCTCGAAGCCTACGACCGGTTCAAGCGCATCGTGCGCGATGCCAACGGCACGTGGCGGCTTACCCATCCGGAACACGCCGCCCGCCACCGCCTGAACGCGGGCATCATCGTCGACAATGAGATGATCGAGATCCGCTTCCGCAACGGGCGTTCGCTCGGCAAGGTGGAGGAGCAGTTCGCGGCAAGCCTGCGCAGCGGCGACACCTTTCGCTTTGCGGGAATGGACCTCGAAGTCGAATCGCTGCGCGATCTCGAGCTGGTGGTCCGGGCTGCGAAGACGTCGGCCACCATCCCCAGCTACATGGGGCTGCGCCTGCCACTGACTACCCACTTGGCCGACCGGGTCCGCGAGATGCTGATAGACCGGGCGAGCTGGGCCCGCTTTCCGGACGACGTTCGCGAATGGCTCGAGGTGCAGGACTGGCGCAGCCGGATGCCCGGGCCGGGCCAGCTGCTGGTCGAGACCTTCCCGCACGCGAAGAAGCACTACGCGGTCTATTATACCTTCGAAGGGTGGAATGCGAACCAGAGCCTCGGGATGCTGATCAACCGCCGGATGGAGGACCGCGGGCTTATGCCGGGCGGCTTCGTCGCCAACGATTACAGCCTAGCGGTTTGGGGGCTGAAGCCGGTGATAGATCCCTTGCCGCTGTTGTCGCCCGACATCCTGACCGACGAGTTCGTAGAATGGGTGCAGGAGTCTCACCTGCTCCGCCGCGCTTTCCGGGAGGTCGCGGTAATCGCCGGACTTGTGGAGCGGCAGCACCCGGGCAAACGCAAGACCGGCAAGCAGGTCACTTTCTCGACCGACCTGATTTACGACGTGCTGCGCAAATATGAGCCCGATCATGTCCTGCTTGAAGCCGCTTGGGCGGACGCGCGCACCCGGATGACCGACGTAGGCCGCTTGGGCAATGTGCTGGACCGCGCGGCCGAGCAGCTTGTGCATGTGGAACTTGACCGGGTCAGCCCGCTTGCGGTGCCCGTGATGACCATGATCGGACGCGAGGCGCTGCCGCAAGGGGCGATCGACGATGAGCTCTTGCTGGAAGCGGAGAGCCTGGGAGCCGAGGCGATGCGGGTGGAAACCGCGCCCGCGGATCTCGAATAGATACGAAAAAGGGGGCGGATCGCTCCACCCCCTCAACGCTTTTGCGGTTGAAGAGCTGCCCTCAGGCAGCCTTGCCGAACTCGCGGTACTTTTCGTTGCCGACGAAACCGAACTTGGTCACGCCCGAAGCCTTGATGATGTTCAGTACGCGGATCGAGAGATCGTAGCTCGCCTGCTGGTCAGGTTCGAACTGCAGCTCGGGTTCAACTGCGAACGCCTTGGACGCATTCAGGTTGGAAACGAGCTCACCCTCGTTGATCGCGGTCCCGTTCCACAGGATCTGGTTATCCGGCGTGAGAACGATCTTGTTCTTGATCGGGTCCACCGGCGGCGGGGTGTCGTTCGGGTTGGGCACCGGCAGATCGATGTCGACCGAGTGGGTGGCCACGGGGATGGTGATGATGAACATGATGAGAAGCACGAGCATGACGTCGATCAGCGGCGTCGTGTTCATCTCCATCATCGGCGAGCCATCATCCTTGCCGCCTGACATTGCCATTGTGGGTTACTCCTGAATTCTTCGCCGGGCCTGGTCGTCGAATGCCGATCAGGCGTTCGGATCGACCGGGTTGGAGATGAAGCCGACGGTCGGATAACCGGCCGCCTGGACGTTGTAGATGGTGCCGGCAACGCAGCGCCACGGGGCATTCACGTCACCCCGGATGTGAACCTGGGGGATATCCTCGGGGTTCTGCATCAGGGCTTCGGGTCCGCCGGCAGCCTTCACGATCGCATCGAGGCGCTCGAAGGCGCGGTCGTAGAGTTCCTGCGAGGTCACCGGGGTGAGGTTGTTGAAGTAGACCCGGCA
It encodes the following:
- a CDS encoding ribonucleoside-diphosphate reductase subunit alpha codes for the protein MDFRTGNEAAMGLDEAIVETAENAAGAAPSDQSAGQTVMSMDKHDKGSEALVADMAAGAMVEAVKAAAKPAEDSKKIADRRFSIVTDASRDALLNDFGKETLDDRYLLPGETYQDLFARVADAYADDQDHAQRLYDYISKLWFMPATPVLSNGGTNRGLPISCYLNSVSDSLEGIVNTWNENVWLASRGGGIGTYWGNVRGIGEPVGLNGKTSGIIPFVRVMDSLTLAISQGSLRRGSAACYLDISHPEIEEFLEIRKPSGDFNRKALNLHHGVLVSDAFMEAVRAGEKWDLTSPKTGEVRATVDARSLFQKLVETRLATGEPYIVFSDTVNRAMPRHHRELGLKVSTSNLCSEITLPTGVDHLGNDRTAVCCLSSLNLETWEQWEGDKAFIEDVMRFLDNVLQDYIDRAPDEMARAKYSAARERSVGMGVMGFHSFLQAKGIGFESPMAKVWNLKMFKHIAAKAEEASMVLAEERGPCPDAADAGAMERFSCKMAIAPTASISIICGGTSACIEPIPANIYTHKTLSGSFIVKNPYLEKLLEKKSKNSTNVWNSILERGGSVQHLDFLTPEEKAVYKTSFEIDQRWLLEFAADRTPFIDQAQSLNLFIPADVDKWDLAMLHFQAWEKGIKSLYYLRSKSVQRAGFAGGVEADNTPEAAKYELPTTDYDECLACQ
- a CDS encoding peptidase S14; amino-acid sequence: MARDDRKQVAPALTAPADISLVGTVDEAMACKLRDGLADAEDTDTPIVIDMTTLGGDPEMARRMIVEVDAARERLKRRRIVFLGKTVVYSAGVTFIAAFPREDRYLNSDATLLIHCRQLSQTMQLEGPIRTSIPMLRAMIHQLETGVELEEANFKRLIEGSNVEMEDLLEKALYNWYVPADEACELGLVAEVLKL
- a CDS encoding alpha/beta fold hydrolase, with amino-acid sequence MAQVQANGIAIEYDEHGDPAAPPVLLVMGLGAQMTLWPQELVDALVERGFRVIRYDNRDIGLSHKFEGAKAPGIVKLMLLSKFGIKPKVPYTLADMAEDGIGLLDALGIDKAHIGGASMGGMIAQHMAFSHPERVLTLTSIMSTTGHRKLPAGTREAMSALTQRPASMDEDTLVEHGVKVSQAIGSPGYRSDPDKVRERSRALIRRSFYPAGMPRQLAAIIADGDRRERLQSVKAPTLVIHGEADPLVPLAGGHDTAAHIKGSKLKTVPGMGHDLPLELVDEIADAIADHAKAESVPA
- the nadB gene encoding L-aspartate oxidase, which translates into the protein MSMPQHDVIVIGSGAAGLTAALALAQTRKVLVLAKGSLTGGSTAWAQGGIAAVLDAGDTFEEHIRDTMVAGAGLNRIETVEYVIEHAPAAIDRLIELGVPFNKEEGALHLTREGGHSQRRIVHVNDATGWAVQEALLNAATANPNITLLPGRACIDLITGRNAERFSGSGRVWGVYALDEATGTVEAHVARATILASGGAGRVYQFSTAPRGATGDGIAMAWRAGARVSNMEMMQFHPTCLYNLDVKNFLITEAVRGEGGLLLNPKTGHRYMPDYDPRAELAPRDIVARANDSEIKRDGLDFVHLDISHQPADFVTHHFPTIHEKLLGLGIDMTKEPIPVVPAQHYTCGGVLIGLDARTDLPGLWAAGEVTESGLHGANRLASNSLLECFVFGEAAAHDILCCWDDLDDPPPIREWDASRVTDSDEEVVIKQNWTEIRRFMWNYVGIVRTTKRLERAAHRIATLAQEIEDYYGSFRVTTDLIELRNLHQCADLIVRSALKRHESRGLHFILDYPETLPEARDTVLVP
- the panC gene encoding pantoate--beta-alanine ligase produces the protein MQTATTLEVLRSAVDQLRAGGKRLALVPTMGALHEGHLTLVREARRHADAVAVSIFVNPKQFGPNEDLDAYPRRMAADCALLEAEGVELLWAPGVEEMYPAGFSTTVSVAGVSDGLCGAARPGHFDGVATVVLKLFNQVRPDVALFGEKDWQQLAVIRRMARDLDLVRPHVEAIVGVPTVRETDGLAMSSRNQYLSPAARAQAAALPQAMREAIAALAAGSAAAPTLAALEAHLLQAGFDSVDYAALADPLSLAPLDTLGDAPARLLVAARIGGTRLIDNMHVGPTGKPE
- a CDS encoding division plane positioning ATPase MipZ, whose amino-acid sequence is MTEARPSSPAAGKAAHRIVFANEKGGTGKSTTAVHVAVALAYQGAKVAAIDLDPRQRTLYRYFENRAETAARRGIDLPTARFEVFESGTPEELEAMTASLSEGCDFVVFDTPGRDDPLARHAATEADTLVTPLNDSFVDFDLIGQVDAETFKVRRLSFYAELIWEARLKRSRATIEQKRREMDWIVVRNRTGHVEARNMVRIEAALAELSKRVGFRVSHGLSERVIYRELFPSGLTLLDKGHLGELGTSHLVARQELRSLVAALNLPMPSKKAAELALA
- a CDS encoding molecular chaperone DnaJ, which gives rise to MIKLLFIAALLSLACRSVLGKWPWEYLAAKPTRPQAVLKARQLLSVGHDASRSEIVEAHRRLIAAVHPDRGGTNEAVHAANAARDLLLSELSGTNRG